TCTAGCTCATTGATCACCCATGTTTGGTTCTTTCTAGATGCTAAGGCAGCTTGATAGCATTCTATTGCTAGAACTTGGTCTCCTCTAATTTCTCCTACCCTATGGGCTGTTGGAAACTTCACCTTCAAGTAATATGTTGACGTTGTTGCTCTTAGTCTGTTGAGTGCAGGTCTTCCCAAGAAGATGTTATATGTTGGAGGGCAATCAACTATTAGGAAATCAATTTCCATGGTGACCTATGCTGGATAAGTTCCTACAATTATAGTTAGAGTGATGATGCCTCTAAGGATGATTCTATCCCCTGTGAAGCTTACCAAAGGCGAGGTTAAAGGCCTGATCCTTTTCTTATCCAGTTTCATCTACTGAAACGCAGGCAAGTAGATGATATCTGTTGAGCTTCTGTTGTCAATGAGCACCCAGTGGATGTTGAACTCTTCTACCCTAAGCATGATCACCAATGGATTGTCATAAGGTTGCCTGATGCCGCGACTGTCTCTCTCTGAGAAGACAATATCAGGCTCGTCATTCTTTGACATCTTCATTGGAGGGAGCTGTGAATGGACGTTGTTTATTTCTCTCCCATGTACTTTTTTCAGGGACTTCAGTGTTCCATCTGCTGTTAGTCCTCCTGAGATTGTCTTTATCTCTCCTACTGGAGGTTTGCTATCTCCTACTTCCGGAGCTCTGTCCTGATTGTCCTTTCATTGGTACCTGTGGGGCTCTGTCTTTCTGAAGTACTTCTATAACTTCCCTTGCTAGACTAAAGTCTCCACCTAATCTTTCAAATTCTTGCACTCATCAATACGATGCCCGTGGTCTTGGTGGAACCTACAGTACTTGCTTTTGTCTCTTCTTTCTACTTGAGTGCTAATTGGCTTCAGCCATTGCAGGGAAGGATCGTCTTCTATCTGCATAATGACCTACTCAATTGGCATTATTAGAGGAGTGAAGTTAGTGAACTTGGGTTTCCTATCTGGAAGTTCCTTCTTTTTCCCTGTGGTCTGCCCAACACTTCGTGTCTCCTTCTTCTTATCGCGATTGTTGTTGAGGTGCAGTCTCTACTTTCATCTCGTACTTCAAGGAACTCTTTTGTCACTGAGAAAGATGGCTTGAATAATTAGCGTCCCCACAGACAACGCCAAActaatgatgcaaaaaatcagCAGTTGAGATCCTCGTCATAGCGGATGGACGAAATTGTGATTTGGGTCATCACTGTTTTACTAGGACTTGCAAGAATAAATGGGGTGGAAGAGTAACACGCCCGGGTGGTGTCAGCCAAACcgcctccgatgcttaagtcaATAAGGGAGAAAGATTCTAGAGAAAAAATGAGTAGAGAGTGATTTCATAGAGTATTTGTGTGTACCTTTAACTTCTATTACCTTCTCTTTTATAGTTGTGTGTCTAATCAATGGGCAATGAATTGTTGTATTTATGTTCAACGGCTAATGCGTTACCGAATCTTTGTCTGAAGTTAACAGCTGATTCTATGACCATTGTTTCGTTTGTTACTTTTCGTCATTAATGAGCGTAATAAATGCGTAATGTTTTCTCTGAGTCAATGATGATCTCTGCTTAGTGACGATGATAAATTTCTGACTCATCATTACCGAAACAGCaaactacaatatttttctcactataaatttaaatattataggTTTCTTGGGAaagaaaaaggttaaaaaaaatctctgGCATATGTTTCATAATACTAATTATGATATATTATAAAACTCGAGATCCAAAAATCTGTTAATTATTGTTGTAGTTATGACAGACTAAATAATATAgttaacactattttttttttttttttgtgaagcaATTCTTTCTACAAAGATAATAGCAACAGAACTTGATGCATACTGTTAATGTATGTGCTTCAATCTTTGATCATGTACATTTATACTGGCAGTTTTTCACAACAATCATAGCTTCCATTAGTTAAATGTCCAAAGAGGCAACTAATACAATACCCTAATTTATAAGATAAACATAGTTCAAAAGGGAGAGTTGgaaggtttttattattattttgagataaATAGAGGTAGGGAgtattaataaatgaaaagaacTTAACATGAGTATAACAATTACAAAACAGCAGTCAAGGCCAAAGTTACTGAATGGTGACAGTCCAAGTGCCTATATGAACAAGTGTGAACTAATGAAACACCATGTTAAGACCCCGCCAATAACAATCTCTATTCCAAACCATCTCTTTTGACCATAACAACCTTCATTCTTGTCCTGACCACTAGTCCCCTCACTTTTGGCACTCGCGGAACTCCCTCCACCTGTAGCCAAAGAAATTACCCACAAATTTAAGAAGATTTCtacaatatcaaaaaaaaaatgaaatgaaaaagaagactcATGTATGTTGGTTACATTACCACTAGGACTAGGAGCAGGACTACCATCACTTTGATTAGAACTCCTTCCCAATTGGTAGAAAACTTGAGCTTCTGGTGAATTAGGATCCAAGTGTAGAAGAGCTGCATCCATGACCATCCCAACAAATCAAATCAGTGTGTCAAATATTAGCCACTTCTAGTGACATTTATCCTTCTTTTTAAAGAAGTGTAAAACCAATATAGTTCTATAGCATTCACCATTTACTTCTTACATcgaatttcataaaaaaaaaaaaacaattagctAGAACAAAACAACTCTTATAGCTGAATGCATACCAGGACACTGGGAGACATTAGCAGGGGCATTGCAAACAGAAGGCAGGCCCAAAGCAAGTGTAACATTAATCTGTAGTCCTAATTCAGGATCATTACGATCTCTGATGATGACACACAAGCATTTCTTGTTGTCCTTTAGGACTTGTTTAAGACCACTACAACAGTCTGGTGTAGGTGCTTTTGCTTGACCACCAACGTAAGGCAGACATGTAGCCAGTCCTACTAGTTGTTGTGCACACTCCTCTCTGTCTTTGGCTGCATCTGCCATTGTATAGCTAACCATAAATGACATTAGCACTAATAGGAATGGAAGTATCAAAGTGCTCAAGTGTAAGGCTATTGCCATTTTGTTTACACACACAGAAAGAGGGGTCCAAACTCAATTTATGCTTAGGCTATTTAAAATGAGCTAGGTGGTAGTGGAGTCTATCATTTCATCTGCTTTGTCCTCGGTTGTGACTACTTTTATTATTACAATCACCAAGTTTAGCACTACTTTTGAATTATTACTTGTTGATAACATTCCACATCGAATGATATGTAGTGCACTCTTTAAGAATATCTCAACAATTGCTATCTTACTAGATGTGGCATTCTATGATTGCAGCAGGATGCAAGAAAAGTAACTAGAACTTCATTCCTCTAAATGCACATGATGAAATCTACTAAAgcaccttttctttctttagtcATAGTTTCTACTTGCTAGTAATACAGACCTGAGATAAGATAACATGTGTAAAGAAATAGAAGATCGCAGAAGTTCTCCAAGGTcaacttaaaacttaaaacaagaCTTTGGATAACATATAGTGGGTCACTTCACCTACCCCAACCAAAGGACAAGTCAGTGACAATGATGATGCCTATGGCTTTGAAATCATGATATCATTCACCGTTCTTAATGACATCAATATCATAAACCAGTGCacctcatttttattttctcttgcaCATCTTGGGCCAGCATTCTCTATCTTCTGTTTGGGCCACTGCATCCTCCAGTTGGACAGACTTGTACCCAAAGAGGAGCAGAACCAGAAAACAAGTATCTGGTGCTAGCTTTAGCCCAAACCTAAATAATGATCCATAACTAGTCTATGATCAATATCATCATCGGCCTTCCTTCAACTGAATTTATCATCATGATCATGAAGGTACAAGGCCGGGGCTAGGTCTTAGcttctcattttcaaaatgtttttttatttttttattttttttatttttttattttatatatgtatgacATTGTAGTTTAGTTTACTATACAGCTAGTGTAATATTCTAAACCAATAAAatcacaaatcttttttttttttttttttacttatctttaAAAGTTGGAAAAAGTTAACCGATGTCTTAAAGACATTagtttaggaaatttttttagaaatttatggaaaaagaaaagtaattgattttttgacaatttttttttatatttttcatgaaaaatagtatcaaaactttcttaaaataactcATTAACAAATTCTTTAAGAGTATCAGTTAATAAAACCCTTTTAAGTTTGTCATAATTTTGTATACATGATTAGCTAATAATGAACATCTAGTTcgtggaaaattattgaatactccgaGAGttccataaatgcatactccccTCTCTTACATGAATTGTGAGtcctaccataaatttaattagtggaatTCATAGTTATGTGAGAATAGGAAATATGTATTTATGGTACTTTTGGAGTACTCAATAATATTACCCCTAGCTAGTTCGTTAATCAAATAAGTGACCtttatatgtgtatgtataaTTGGACATACTTATTTGTTTCACCCTTGGTATGTTTGGTTAGGTGGATTTTagggagaattaaaaaaaaaaaaaaaagtggaaaatagGAGTGAAAATGAGTGGGAATggtgtttggttgagaggggGATGGGGGAGAGAAAAGTGGTGGGGCCCACAAGTTTTCTCCCTTCAAAATACAATCTCTCTAAATTGGagtgaaaagtgagaaaaatatttGGATAAAATTGCCCCCACCTTTTTTAACGTTTCTagatctcttttttttcttttgatttttcctttctctagTAATGCTagctttttgtatttttttttttcttactttggtTTTGTTAGGACGTCGCCGGTtcttattcttttccttttttttttaattacttttttaagaaaacacttTTGGATGATTTTTATGCTATTTTTTGAAATGTCCACTTTCATCTATACac
This genomic stretch from Quercus robur chromosome 4, dhQueRobu3.1, whole genome shotgun sequence harbors:
- the LOC126724151 gene encoding non-specific lipid transfer protein GPI-anchored 14-like, with translation MAIALHLSTLILPFLLVLMSFMVSYTMADAAKDREECAQQLVGLATCLPYVGGQAKAPTPDCCSGLKQVLKDNKKCLCVIIRDRNDPELGLQINVTLALGLPSVCNAPANVSQCPALLHLDPNSPEAQVFYQLGRSSNQSDGSPAPSPSGGGSSASAKSEGTSGQDKNEGCYGQKRWFGIEIVIGGVLTWCFISSHLFI